One Helicobacter suis HS1 genomic window, AAAAAATCTTAGGGATTAAGAGTGCTATTAAACCCTTAGATATTACCGATGCCATTGCTATTGCCCTTACCCATGCCCAGCAAAACAAAAGCCCCTTTCCATGTTAGAAGCCATTTTAGAAACGCTTAAAGCAGATTTAAGCGAGTTTGAATTTAAAACCTATGTAGAAATTTTGCGCTTTGATGAAAAAGCTTCTAGGGCGGATTGTTTTGTGTTTTACGCCCCTAATATTTGGGTGTGTAATTACATCAAAACCCGTTATAGTACGCTTTTAGAAAATGCTATAGGGGCTTATAAAGGTTATCCTGTAAGTGTAGAGGTGCTCCCAAGAGAGCAACAAATAAAAAATTCCCCTTTAAAGCCTTTATGCCAAGCCCACCAAAACCCTTCCCTTAACCCTGCTTTTACCTTTGATACCTTAGTGGTGGGGAGTTGCAACCATTTAGCCATTAAAGTAGCCTCACAGGTGGCACAAAATAGTGGATCGTATAACCCGGTGCTTTTCTTTGGCGGGGTTGGTTTGGGTAAAACACATATTTTAAATGCCATTGGCAATAAAGCCTGCGATCGCCTCCAAGATGTACTATATGTTACCGCTGAACAATTTTTAAATGACTATGTTTTTAGACTGGGCAATCACAGTATGGATAAATTCCAAGATAAATACCGCACGCGTGATTATCTGCTAATTGATGATGTGCAGTTTTTTGGCGGTAAGCAAATGGTACAAGAAGAATTTTTCCACACCTTTAACGCCCTGCATAGTCAAGGTAGCCAGATTGTGATGACTTCAGATAAACCCCCTAGAGATATTAAAGGCTTAGCCGATAGATTACTCTCACGCTTTGAAATGGGCATGATTGCTAGTATCCAACCTCCCAAGCTAGAAACTAAAATTGCTATTATCAACCAAAAATGCCAATTTAACCATATCCGCATGGACGCGCCGGTGGTGGAGTATTTGGCTAGCCATACAAATGAAAATATCCGCCAGATTGAAGGCGCGCTTTTGCGTCTTAATGCTACTGCTATGCTTACAGGTGTATCCATTGATCTCTCTTTAGTAGAAGCGGTTTTAAAAGATACGATTAAAGAGTCTTTGCAAGAAGTGAGTTTAGAGCAAGTTTTAAGAGTGGTGGCTAAAACTCTTAACTTAAAACCCTCAGATATCCGCAACAATTACCGTAACAGACAAGTAGCGCTAGCCCGTAAACTCATCATTTATTTAGCCCGTATTCTTACCAATGCCTCCACCACTGCTTTAGCCCAATTTTTAGGCATGAAAGATCATAGCGGGGTGAGCAAGGCAAATAAAACTGTTACAAAATGCATGCTAGAGGATAAACACACTAAACTACTCATAGAGGAGATGCGCGCTAAAATTTTATCCCATGTAGATTGAAGCGTTTTCATAGTATAATCCCCCCACACGGCATATATTAATCTAAAAAAAGGGTAGCGATGCAACCATACATGGGCGATAAAATTAAAGTATTGAAAGGTTTAGAGGGGGTGCGCAAACGCCCGGGCATGTATATTGGAGATACCAATATTAATGGCTTGCACCATATGGTTTATGAGGTGGTGGATAACTCCATTGATGAAAGCATGGCGGGTTTTTGCACAGATATTAAAATCACCTTAAGCCAGTATGGATCGTGCATTGTAGAGGATAATGGGCGGGGTATCCCGGTGGATATTCACCCTACAGAGGGCATTGCTGCGGCTACGGTGGTGTTAACTACTTTGCATGCGGGGGGGAAATTTGATAAGGAAAGTTATAAAGTTTCTGGAGGGCTGCATGGGGTTGGGGTGAGTGTGGTTAATGCGCTTTCTAAAAGGCTGTTAATGACTATAAAGCGGGAGGGTAAAATTTATACACAAGAATTTGCTAAGGGCATTCCATTAGACACGCTTAAGCAGACAGGAACAACCAAACAAAGGGGAACCTGTATTGAATTTTTCCCCGATGAGAGCATTATGGAAGTGGTGGTTTTTGATGCTGCAATTCTTAAAAAGCGCTTTAAAGAAATGGCCTATCTTAACCACAATGTAACCATCACCTTTTGCGATCAACCCAATAATATAGAGGAAGTTTATCATTATGAAGAAGGGCTTAAACAATTTATTTTAGACACCAATAAAGCCCCTTTACTCTCTGATGTGATTACCTTTAACGGGCAGGCTGAGGATATGGAAGTAGAGGTGGCTTTGGCTTATAATGAGGGTTATTCTGAGCAAATGTTTAGCTTTGTAAATAATATCCGTACACCAGAGGGAGGCACGCATGAAACTGGTTTTAGAATGGGTCTTAGCCGCGCGATTTTAAATTATATCCAGCAAAATGCTAGCGCACGGGAGAAAGAGGCGGGGGTGATTCAAGAGGATATTAAAGAGGGTTTGGTGGCGGTGGTCTCAACTAAGATTTTAGAACCCCAGTTTGAAGGGCAAACTAAGGCTAAGCTAGGGAGTTCTTTTGTACGCCCCATTGTGGCTAAACTTGTCTATGAAAAAATGGCGCAATTTTTTGAGGAAAATCCTAGTGTGGCTAAAGCAATCATGCAAAAGGCGTTACTGGCTGCTAAGGGGCGTGAAGCGGCTAAGAAGGCTAGAGAACTCACCCGCAAAAAGGATAATTTAAGTGTGGGGACTTTGCCGGGGAAACTAGCAGACTGTCAAAGTAAAGACCCTAAGGAATCAGAGATTTATCTAGTTGAGGGGGATAGCGCGGGTGGATCGGCTAAACAGGGAAGAGATCGCACCTATCAAGCAATTTTACCCTTGCGGGGTAAGATTCTTAATGTAGAAAAATCCCATTTAAGCAAGATTTTAAAGTCTGAGGAAATTAAAAACATGATTACGGCCTTTGGGTGTGGGGTGGGGGAGGAATTTAATCTTGAAAAACTGCGCTACCATAAAATCATTATCATGACTGATGCTGATGTAGACGGTAGCCATATCCAAACCCTTTTGATGACCTTTTTTTACCGCTATTTAAAACCTTTAATTGCTAATGGCCATGTCTACATCGCCCAACCTCCCCTTTATCGCTTTAAGAAAAAGAAGATTGAAAAATACCTCAAAGATGAAAAAGAACTTAACCATTTTCTCATTGAGCATGGCATTGATAGCGCGCAAATTGAGGGCATAGGCCGTAGCGATCTATTAGCATTACTTAAAACTCTAAGCGCCTATAGATTTGTATTAAAAGAATTAGAAAAACGCCCCCTCATGCCAGAGGTGTTACGCTATTTAGTTGAATCACCTCAGAGACTTTCTTTAGAGGTTTTGGCTGCAAAAATCCATGATCTTTTAGAAAAAATCCATTGCCATGTTTTAAGCCACCAGATTTTAGATCAAAGTTTACATTTCTTTGTGCAAACTAAAACAGGTTTAGTAGAACTCTTAATAGATGAGGCTTTATTTAGCGATCCTTTATTCTTAGAGGCTAAAGCCCTTGTGCAAAAAATCCAAGAATTTGATTTGAGTTGTCTTAATATGGACGCGCTAGATTTTTTAGAAAGCATTGAAGAGCGCGCCAAACAAGGGGCTTATATCCAGCGTTATAAAGGTTTGGGCGAAATGAATCCTGAGCAGCTTTGGGAAACAACGATGTCTGCAGCCAACCGTAATTTATTACGGGTATCTTTAGAAGATGAGCAAAGCGCGCATGAAGCCTTTAACTTACTCATGGGCGATGAGGTAGAACCACGACGCGATTATATCCAAGCCCACGCTAGAGATGTCAAACACCTAGATATTTA contains:
- the gyrB gene encoding DNA topoisomerase (ATP-hydrolyzing) subunit B — protein: MQPYMGDKIKVLKGLEGVRKRPGMYIGDTNINGLHHMVYEVVDNSIDESMAGFCTDIKITLSQYGSCIVEDNGRGIPVDIHPTEGIAAATVVLTTLHAGGKFDKESYKVSGGLHGVGVSVVNALSKRLLMTIKREGKIYTQEFAKGIPLDTLKQTGTTKQRGTCIEFFPDESIMEVVVFDAAILKKRFKEMAYLNHNVTITFCDQPNNIEEVYHYEEGLKQFILDTNKAPLLSDVITFNGQAEDMEVEVALAYNEGYSEQMFSFVNNIRTPEGGTHETGFRMGLSRAILNYIQQNASAREKEAGVIQEDIKEGLVAVVSTKILEPQFEGQTKAKLGSSFVRPIVAKLVYEKMAQFFEENPSVAKAIMQKALLAAKGREAAKKARELTRKKDNLSVGTLPGKLADCQSKDPKESEIYLVEGDSAGGSAKQGRDRTYQAILPLRGKILNVEKSHLSKILKSEEIKNMITAFGCGVGEEFNLEKLRYHKIIIMTDADVDGSHIQTLLMTFFYRYLKPLIANGHVYIAQPPLYRFKKKKIEKYLKDEKELNHFLIEHGIDSAQIEGIGRSDLLALLKTLSAYRFVLKELEKRPLMPEVLRYLVESPQRLSLEVLAAKIHDLLEKIHCHVLSHQILDQSLHFFVQTKTGLVELLIDEALFSDPLFLEAKALVQKIQEFDLSCLNMDALDFLESIEERAKQGAYIQRYKGLGEMNPEQLWETTMSAANRNLLRVSLEDEQSAHEAFNLLMGDEVEPRRDYIQAHARDVKHLDI
- the dnaA gene encoding chromosomal replication initiator protein DnaA; the protein is MLEAILETLKADLSEFEFKTYVEILRFDEKASRADCFVFYAPNIWVCNYIKTRYSTLLENAIGAYKGYPVSVEVLPREQQIKNSPLKPLCQAHQNPSLNPAFTFDTLVVGSCNHLAIKVASQVAQNSGSYNPVLFFGGVGLGKTHILNAIGNKACDRLQDVLYVTAEQFLNDYVFRLGNHSMDKFQDKYRTRDYLLIDDVQFFGGKQMVQEEFFHTFNALHSQGSQIVMTSDKPPRDIKGLADRLLSRFEMGMIASIQPPKLETKIAIINQKCQFNHIRMDAPVVEYLASHTNENIRQIEGALLRLNATAMLTGVSIDLSLVEAVLKDTIKESLQEVSLEQVLRVVAKTLNLKPSDIRNNYRNRQVALARKLIIYLARILTNASTTALAQFLGMKDHSGVSKANKTVTKCMLEDKHTKLLIEEMRAKILSHVD